In Telopea speciosissima isolate NSW1024214 ecotype Mountain lineage chromosome 10, Tspe_v1, whole genome shotgun sequence, the DNA window tttGAGAAGAATAGGAGACATCAAGAATTTTAGTGCATCTGAATCGATAAGGGCTATGCTGCTATTCACCTggattttaattttagtttccaCTCGTAACTGCAAATGAAGATGAGGAGAGGAGGAGAGTTAAAAGAAAACATCGAGATCAGTAGTCTCCTTGTTTCAAGGGTTTTCTATGGCTTCCATTTGGCTCAATTTTCCGCTCTCTTTTGTTTCACGGTAGGCCCCAAATCTAAGAAATCAAATGGGGCTCAAGTTTACCTAAGTGATAGATCGTGTCGTtaagagataaaaaataaaccctaaattacTGCTAGGACAGTGGTAAGAAGGAATCGAGTCCATGGGAAACTGGAAGGCTAAGTTACTTAAGATAATGTAAAGTGATTTCGAAAACAATTATCTAAAATGCAATTAAAATTAAACTCTGAACTAATgaacaaatcaaaatcaatgaagaagaagaaaatgatgagAGAAGACTGTCTTCAGGTTTCGAATCCACATTGATTCATTAGTTAATTTATGGCATACGCTTACCGTTCATTATAGCTACAAGCCTAATGACACCACAAAGTGATAAATCACAATTCGACCTAGTTATAACCTATCTTGCCGATCACTATCGTCTTTTGCTTTTGGCTTAGCATGCTTAATTCAGTCAGTTATAGATTATTATTGATTTCAATTACAATCACAggaataccattgcttgaatagaGAAGATGAATCACATAAACAAATTCCCTAAACTATATTTAGCAATAAAATccattcaatgaaataaaattataagtcttcacatcaagcaatcaaatgTATCAtccataaattaattaaaaaaaatcaatgtttcatctacacctaaaaaCATAAACGAATTTAGCTACTCATGGTGCTGATTGACAAGGGGCAGCAACTATTCTTCATGGTGATGAAACGCAGGTGGAGATCTAGAGCGGCTGCAATGGTGATGATTATGAAACGATGGTGAAGGCTACTAGTTCCCAAAGTAAAACATGAGACTGCAACGGCGGTGGTGAAGCGAGGCTGCTGTAACGATCCACCCTTTCTCATTTCTGATTCCCCAAtctccaaagaaaataaaattataaaaacgagagagatcgagagagacCGAAGGGAGCAATTAAGAGATAGCTGTTGAGAGAGATGGGGATAGAGAGGAGAGATAGAATCCGAGAGGGTTTTGGAACCGTGAGAAGCgtgtgagagaagagagagactttaggagagagaggaggggtttTAGGAAacatgggagagagagataacatGGAGAAATTAGAGGGATGGAAACGTAGAGAGATTTGAGGGAAAAGAGAATTTTAAGAAATTtggggagagatgggagagaggaaaccatctttttctctttcttttttttattatatatttcttttggaaagagagagagatcttaagAGAGGATTGGatttaaggaaaaatggcaaTCGTGGGTGatttgggagagaaaaaagagagattttaggagataTAGGAGAATGTGGGCAACACATGGGAGATAGATGACGTGGAGGGAGTTTAGGAGAGAATATAAGTTTAGAAAAAGTGGGAGTTTAGCAAAACCGTAGAGGGATGGGATAGAAATATTTTAggggaactagaggagatatGGGAAAGTCGTGGGCAGCTCATGCTTCCCCTCTAAAACATCTTTAAAACCCAATTCCTCTTTCTAATCCAATTCCCTTTTTGCCCTTCAAATACATATTTCCCTCCTCTATAACCTCTTAACCCAACTTATATCATCTCCGTCCATTTAGCAACAAATGCACGCACATCCCTTTGCACATTGATGCCGAACCTACGAATATCTTTAAATCATGCGAATGTGCTTAAAATCCTCGAGCTGCCTTATTACCTGCAAtcataaaaattacaaagagataTCAATTTGACCatgaataataaattaaaaacataaattaaatatcACTTTTCATAAATATTTAAGGCCCGATCACACTCCCCAACTTGCACTTTTACTCGTCCTgagtgaaagaaaataaaaactactctACTCATTAAAGAATTCAGCTTAATTAAACTACTTTAAAACAgataaaattcctttcaatgAATCAATAACAAGGACCGCAAAGACTGCCAATGCATTCAACACAAACCTAAACAAAGAACAAGAATTTCTCCCACAATCAATTAACGTCCATTTATACACTTACTTATCTCAAGTTACACCTTAGAGTCCAAGTACTAAACAATTAAGCCCATTCTTTTGTCACATGCAACCATTTTcacactttatttttttcttttcagcaCATGCTACTTAGtccgtgcaatgtcttgaccTTTTAGGCTTTCTAGATGGCCCTAGTAATGAtctttaggccaattactctcaaactagatggctttaaggaattaggtgtaaaacacctCTCGGGCTTACTTACTCGAACCAAATAGACTACAAGCCAAGATTGGACCAAAGAGCGAATTTTCTTTCATAtatcgtttttttttcttgagacaTTCCAACCGTTTGACCCGAAACTCAATGCTTGTGGCAAAGAGGCCCGATTACTAAGAAGGAGATCTGAAATgcatgttctttttttttttttttcacaaactAAGGCTTGCATAGATACATCTGAATCATCATTAACGTACAAAagatgagaaattttttttttatgtggacACTTAACAAACTATGGAAGAATAATAATGTTCTATGATTAACTAACTGTTGAGAGCATTAACAAACTCTAGAATCATATGCTACAACTCTTAACAAAAACTTTAAGTGCTCTAAAGGTGAAGAATTAAGCatgaatttgaaagaaaaaaaatcagagtTGTTCTCATTGTTCTCTCTCCCCAACTTTAATGACATTGTCCCCAATGACATGCAAAAGATTATGACAATATAAAACAAggggaaacaaataaaaacaaagggaagGAACAATACAACCTTGTGCGGTGGAGTGCTACGACTAGCAACCGGGGCCTGCCATAGCTATATACAGTCTACCtgaaaaactaagaaaaacaaaaactgaagtAAAATGGGGGGTTGCCTCCCACAAGTGCTAAGTTTACTGTCTTCAGCTAAACAAAGAGTGGGACCTCAAGAAAACTCATAAATTGGGTCAATCAAGTCAACAAAATCAATGATCTACCTATCTATGATACCATCCACATAGGGCAACCGCCTAAAAGCGAATGTACCATAGGGacatgtgaaagtggttttaTCTTGGTCCTCTGGGCACGCACACACCTGATTATAACCTGAATAGCCATCCAGGAAACTATAATGGCTTTGGCCTTCTAATTTCTCATGTATTTGGTCTATGAAAGGGAGAGGGAAGTGGTCCTTGCGGGTGACAGTGTTCAATTTCCTATAATCAATGCATACCTGCCAACCTATGGTTGTATGAATAGGGACCTTGTCACCCTGGTCGTTCTCAACGACACTGATGCCCtatttcttaggcacaacctgagTGGGACTCACCCACTTTTTGTCAGAGATGGAGTAAATAATGTCTGCATCTAACCATTTCACCACCTCTTTTTTGACAACTTTGCGCATGTTAGGATTCAATCTCATTTGGGCATTCCGAAAAGGTTTAGCCCCATCATCATAGTAGATACGATGTATAGAAATCAATGGGCTAATACCCTTCAAAGTGTCCACAGATCACCTAATGGCAGCCTTATGTTCTTTGAGAACACTCAACAGTTTGCTTTCTTGATCAGATGTCAAGCTAGAGGCAATGATGACAGGTAGTGTCTCATTTGATCCCAagaaaacatattttaatgAATCAGGATGGTTTCAATTCCAACACTGCTGGGGACTCAATAGAACTCAATGGTGACTTCTCAGCCAGGGGAGGAAGTTACTCATACTTGACAGTCGACGAAGGATGGTCTAGAAGACTAAAGGCATCTAATAACACATTGACCTTAACAGTATATGcattaatatcaaaatcatCACCTCCAGGGAAGGTCAGATATTGCTGCAATGGGTCATCTACTAACATCACCGGTATGCACTCTGCTACTACCTCATTTATAACATCAACGGAGAAGCACTCTTCCTTATGTTGGGGCCCTAAAGAAACATTGAAGATGTTCAATCAAAGCTTCTTATTACCAAAGGAAATATCCATTGCACCTGATCTACAGCTGATGCATGCATTGGTACTAGCCAAGAATGGACGTCCTAAGATAATCGACTGTGGTTTCCTGTTATTTGGTGTTTTCATGTCAAGGACTAGAAAATCCATAGGAAAATAGAGCACATCTACTTTAACCAATACATCCTCAATGAAACATCTAGGCACTTTAATGGAACGGTTAtcaagttggagaataacctTTGTAGGCTTCAattctccaaacccaaaatgaTCATAAACTGAGCTAGGCAAAATATTAACACTCACCCCTAGATCAAGGAGTACATGTTTAATGGGGAGGTTCCCAATGATGCAAGCTAGAAGGGGTGCTCCAGGATCTTTAAGCTTAGGGGGAAGTTGATTAGACAGGACTACACTAACCTGGTCAGTAAGATGGATAGTCTTAGGAATGTGGGTCTTCAGCTTACACTTTTGAGTGCATAAGTCCTTCAAGAACTTAGCATAAGCTGAAACTTGCTTGATGACATCTAGAAGGGGGAGGTTGATCTGGACTTGTTTGAACAATTCCATCATCTTTTCCATTTTTGCACCCTTCTTGCCAAATGCAAAAGAAGATGGAGATTCTAAACAAGAGGGAAAAGGGGCTCTAGGCATGTAAACATTAGGGTTGCTACCCTTCCCAACTTGTTTAATCTCATGGTCCTTGGAAGCTTGGGAAGCTTTAGGACTGGATTCTGGACTCACCTCTTTCTCAAAATTCTCTACAGGGGAACTCTGTTCAGGGGTTCCCAATACTtggccactccttaaagtcaTGACTACCTTAGCTTGTTCATGGAACAATTTGTTGCCAGGTTGACTATTCGGATTACCTACCGCTTGACTTGGTAGTtggtcttcctctcttctacTAATGACATTCACTAGTTGGCCCAATTAGGTTTCTTGCTTGGTGATGGATTGAGTATGTGAGTGGAGGATCTGAGTATTGACTTCCAACCCATTCAAAGCGTGCAACACTTTTTCCTCAAATGCTGAATTTTGCTGAGGTGGAGGAATTGGTTGTTGCATGTCTCTATAGACATTTTGTTGATTGGAAAAATTTTGCCTATAAGGAAAATTTTGGAAGACATTGGGTTGTGTCCATGCAAAGTTTGGGTGATTTCTCCAGCCTGGTTTATAGGTGTTTGAAAATGAATCATTGTCTGGTTTAGAGAAACCTTGAGCAGCTTGCACTTGCTCTTTAACATATTCAGGGACTTGCACAGCTAAAGGACAATCACTCATATAATGGAAAGGATTGGAGCAAAGAGTACACACATCCTGCAAGGTTTGAGGTGAGTTTGTTTGCCTAGGAATCTGCCCTATGGACAACAAACGATCTAACTTCTGAGAGAGCATGTCCACCTTAGTGTTTATGGCCACAAATTGACTTACCTTATAGAGACCACCTTTCTTTTGGCGTACAGTAGTGGGGGTTTCAATTCTAGAGGCTGACACATTATGCAAAGAATTTTCACTAAGGGTCTCAAACAGTTGCCATGCCTCATTCTCACTCTTATGCATAAATGTACTTCCACAAGAAGCATCTACCATCTGTCTATGTCTATCAATC includes these proteins:
- the LOC122643543 gene encoding uncharacterized protein LOC122643543 produces the protein MTLRSGQVLGTPEQSSPVENFEKEVSPESSPKASQASKDHEIKQVGKGSNPNVYMPRAPFPSCLESPSSFAFGKKGAKMEKMMELFKQVQINLPLLDVIKQVSAYAKFLKDLCTQKCKLKTHIPKTIHLTDQVSVVLSNQLPPKLKDPGAPLLACIIGNLPIKHVLLDLGVSVNILPSSVYDHFGFGELKPTKVILQLDNRSIKVPRCFIEDVLVKVDVLYFPMDFLVLDMKTPNNRKPQSIILGRPFLASTNACISCRSGAMDISFGPQHKEECFSVDVINEVVAECIPVMLVDDPLQQYLTFPGGDDFDINAYTVKVNVLLDAFSLLDHPSSTVKYE